A genomic stretch from Phycisphaerae bacterium includes:
- a CDS encoding UPF0175 family protein — protein sequence MQTLNFPGPIEETLKKAFGQDLDQAALEALAIEGYRSAKLTAGEVAKILGLATSIEAVDWLGRHGVALNYSLEDLEQDRATLAKHFPELAR from the coding sequence ATGCAGACGCTTAATTTCCCAGGACCCATAGAAGAAACGCTCAAAAAGGCGTTCGGGCAGGACCTCGACCAGGCCGCGCTGGAGGCGCTGGCGATTGAGGGCTATCGCTCCGCCAAACTCACGGCGGGCGAGGTGGCCAAGATTCTGGGACTTGCCACCTCCATCGAGGCCGTGGATTGGCTTGGCCGTCACGGCGTCGCCCTCAACTATTCGCTCGAAGACCTTGAGCAGGACCGAGCGACCTTAGCGAAGCACTTCCCCGAGTTGGCGCGATGA
- a CDS encoding DUF3368 domain-containing protein, producing the protein MIVVSDASPLNVLVRIGFIDTLPKLFQIVFIPPAVAAELTHAGTPEPVRSWLASKPSWLTIKAPSRIDTTLEFDDAGEREAISLALEIKADLLLADDRKARKAALARGLAITGAVGVLEAASAKGLLDLPEAFKRLRTTYFIVAESILAEALRRDAARKGAT; encoded by the coding sequence ATGATCGTTGTGTCCGATGCGAGCCCGCTGAATGTGCTCGTTCGAATCGGATTCATTGATACCCTTCCCAAGCTCTTTCAGATCGTTTTCATTCCCCCCGCTGTCGCCGCAGAACTCACCCATGCCGGGACGCCCGAGCCCGTTCGAAGCTGGCTCGCCTCAAAGCCCTCGTGGCTGACGATCAAGGCCCCGAGCCGCATCGATACGACGTTGGAATTCGACGACGCGGGAGAACGCGAAGCGATCAGCCTTGCCCTGGAGATCAAGGCCGACCTCCTCCTCGCCGACGACCGCAAGGCCCGCAAGGCGGCGCTCGCCCGCGGCCTCGCCATCACCGGAGCGGTCGGCGTTCTCGAAGCCGCTTCCGCCAAGGGCCTTCTCGACCTTCCCGAAGCCTTCAAGCGTCTCCGGACCACCTACTTCATCGTCGCTGAAAGCATTCTTGCCGAAGCGCTACGGCGCGATGCCGCTCGAAAAGGCGCCACTTAA
- a CDS encoding ArdC family protein: MKVEQAKQLAEEALNQLIADVERGGSDAFKAYLATMARFHRYSFGNCMLIAMQRPDATHVAGFNRWKEIGRYVKAGEKGIVIIAPMLLRNKADEAKGEPATDEAAEKLLRFKAVYVFDVSQTDGQPLPELHRVGGNPNGHTERLRDFIAKSSIALEYSDDIGSADGVSKGGTIVVRTTLSPAEEFSVLVHELAHEMLHRTERRKETTKTIRETEAEAVAYVVSQAIGLDTNGAAADYIKLYNGDKETLTESLDHIQKTATAIIEAISGEP, translated from the coding sequence ATGAAAGTAGAGCAAGCCAAACAACTCGCCGAAGAGGCCCTCAACCAACTCATCGCCGACGTGGAGCGCGGCGGAAGCGACGCCTTCAAGGCCTATCTCGCCACGATGGCCCGCTTTCACCGCTACAGCTTCGGCAACTGCATGCTGATTGCGATGCAACGACCCGATGCGACGCACGTGGCCGGATTCAACCGCTGGAAGGAGATCGGGCGGTACGTGAAGGCCGGCGAGAAGGGTATTGTCATCATCGCGCCGATGCTGCTCCGGAACAAAGCCGACGAGGCAAAGGGCGAGCCGGCCACGGACGAGGCCGCCGAAAAGCTCTTGCGGTTCAAGGCCGTGTACGTCTTCGATGTCAGCCAGACCGACGGCCAGCCGCTGCCCGAGCTCCACCGCGTCGGCGGCAATCCCAACGGTCATACCGAGCGGCTCAGGGACTTCATCGCCAAGAGTTCCATCGCCCTCGAATACTCCGACGACATCGGTTCTGCCGACGGTGTCTCCAAAGGCGGAACCATCGTAGTTCGCACCACGCTCAGCCCGGCCGAGGAGTTCTCTGTGCTGGTGCATGAACTCGCCCACGAGATGCTGCATCGCACTGAGCGACGCAAGGAAACCACCAAGACCATCCGCGAAACCGAAGCCGAGGCCGTCGCGTACGTCGTCTCTCAGGCCATCGGCCTCGACACCAACGGCGCTGCTGCCGATTACATCAAGCTCTACAATGGCGACAAGGAGACGCTCACCGAATCGCTCGACCACATCCAGAAGACCGCCACTGCCATCATCGAGGCCATCAGTGGGGAGCCATGA
- a CDS encoding DUF2726 domain-containing protein codes for MPYTSRETLLSRGEAAFHGPLQEAVGGQYLIMCKVRVADVLTCTDADWRRGHGGAISQKHLDFVLCEPASTRIVLAIELDDRSHEAEHRRRRDLFLNEALEVAGVRLLRVKARSNYSAAIIRTLLDAAIGRSFPAESSIPATSHEHAPTP; via the coding sequence ATGCCGTATACCAGCCGGGAGACGTTGCTGTCGAGAGGGGAGGCGGCGTTTCATGGACCGCTGCAGGAGGCCGTGGGCGGACAGTATCTCATCATGTGCAAGGTTCGGGTCGCCGATGTGCTTACCTGTACCGATGCCGATTGGCGGCGGGGGCACGGCGGCGCCATCTCCCAGAAACACCTGGACTTTGTGCTCTGCGAGCCGGCGAGTACCCGGATCGTATTGGCCATCGAGTTGGATGACCGCTCCCACGAGGCCGAACATCGCCGCCGGCGTGACCTGTTCCTGAACGAGGCTCTCGAAGTCGCCGGGGTGCGGCTCCTGCGGGTCAAGGCCCGCTCGAACTATTCCGCGGCGATCATCCGGACCTTACTCGACGCGGCGATCGGCCGCTCCTTCCCCGCCGAGAGCTCCATCCCCGCTACGTCACACGAACACGCCCCCACACCATAA
- a CDS encoding TraM recognition domain-containing protein — translation MPWPRKPKTLDLSAFEKYLAEQPQSNLPATLDAHGPALVWNRPLDIQLARFDVEGMWRRIGDRAWDILQHRRMSDIFPGEPPCEFRRYLDILRRSSAKFREEIFVGLRHPSYEPILVPRFVFKNHSYVLGGSGSGKTTHAMAQILLQLAEEYTDSKNRTHPRPPIFIMDLKQTGDRYLRSLARQIADERGQELRFFSVDPEYESLRFDPFYCLRHVTYPLKRTEFFLKALSMIYPEGYGSDFFTKEQRSQLQEILYHARPTTMDEMIAFIRHATQGKSGNKDARGLYSALSAFGYAKNLHTNGEPLGVDEIIDFDRFFDGQQVIYCHLDSREQPLLSGDVGKMLLFCLLEAAAQRQKRGVATQCFVAIDEFHRLAARNIVEMLEDARGAGVGFVLAHQSSSSLKTRDADLYGTLFENCSFKQCLTLEDPRVIELFQTIAGRTVEYKHGGSTGESESTGKSSSFSTSQGSSGGVSTSSTMAILGGPDTRSISDSSSNSTGTSTGTNESRGKTETKSWEEEKIPGLTPEMIAAVNDTNLLSLMHIKGTGGRCLTPTGGIPLLVQGLYPFTEEMAAEMTSESWPTRTLSDPEWYYEEARPSIPKATAGRTKSRSSPGSKKSLSAGTPGRSSGFAGANEADQRGLEARIRDLAERLAPEMLEESMDLLRFARHYHISVADVIAAGASIGLDLSGRRGSLTPGEVRRLKRAILFGPSADPPTP, via the coding sequence ATGCCCTGGCCTAGGAAACCCAAAACCCTCGACCTTTCGGCCTTTGAGAAATATCTGGCCGAACAGCCCCAGTCCAACCTGCCGGCCACGCTTGATGCCCATGGGCCGGCCCTCGTTTGGAATCGTCCGTTGGATATTCAACTGGCCCGCTTCGATGTGGAAGGCATGTGGCGGCGAATCGGTGACCGGGCCTGGGACATCCTCCAACACCGGAGGATGAGTGACATCTTCCCTGGCGAGCCGCCCTGCGAGTTTCGACGATACCTCGACATCCTCAGGCGCTCCTCGGCGAAGTTCCGCGAGGAGATCTTCGTCGGACTCCGTCACCCCAGCTACGAGCCGATCCTGGTCCCGCGCTTCGTCTTCAAGAACCACTCCTATGTGCTCGGCGGCTCGGGATCGGGGAAGACCACGCACGCGATGGCCCAGATCCTCCTCCAGCTCGCCGAGGAGTACACGGATTCCAAGAACCGGACTCATCCGAGGCCGCCGATCTTCATCATGGACCTCAAGCAGACCGGCGACCGATACCTGCGCTCCCTGGCGCGGCAGATCGCCGACGAGCGCGGCCAGGAGTTGAGATTCTTCTCCGTGGACCCGGAGTACGAGAGCCTCCGCTTCGATCCGTTCTATTGCCTCCGTCACGTTACCTACCCGCTCAAGCGGACGGAGTTCTTCCTGAAGGCCCTGTCCATGATTTACCCGGAAGGCTACGGGTCTGATTTCTTCACCAAGGAGCAGCGAAGTCAACTTCAGGAGATCCTCTACCACGCCCGGCCGACCACGATGGATGAGATGATCGCCTTCATCCGCCACGCCACCCAGGGCAAATCCGGAAACAAGGATGCCCGTGGGCTCTACAGCGCCCTCTCGGCCTTCGGTTATGCCAAGAACCTCCACACCAATGGCGAACCCTTGGGAGTGGATGAAATCATCGACTTCGACCGATTCTTTGATGGGCAGCAGGTGATCTACTGCCATCTGGACTCCCGCGAGCAGCCCCTCCTTTCCGGCGACGTGGGCAAGATGCTCCTCTTCTGTTTGCTGGAGGCCGCGGCCCAGCGCCAGAAGCGCGGCGTGGCGACGCAGTGCTTCGTGGCCATCGATGAGTTTCACCGGCTGGCGGCCCGCAATATCGTCGAGATGCTCGAAGATGCCCGCGGCGCCGGCGTGGGTTTTGTCCTCGCCCATCAGTCTTCGAGTTCGCTGAAGACCCGCGATGCCGACCTGTACGGGACGCTCTTCGAGAATTGCAGCTTCAAGCAGTGCCTTACCCTGGAGGACCCGCGGGTCATCGAACTGTTTCAGACCATCGCCGGCCGCACCGTCGAGTACAAACATGGCGGATCGACCGGGGAATCAGAATCAACGGGGAAGTCATCTTCGTTCTCCACCTCGCAGGGATCGTCGGGCGGGGTATCGACCTCTTCGACCATGGCAATCCTCGGCGGCCCCGACACCCGCTCGATCAGCGATTCCTCCAGCAATTCGACGGGAACGTCGACGGGGACGAACGAGTCCCGCGGAAAGACCGAGACGAAATCGTGGGAGGAAGAGAAGATCCCCGGGTTGACGCCGGAGATGATCGCCGCGGTCAACGACACCAATCTGCTTTCCCTCATGCACATCAAGGGGACCGGCGGCCGATGCCTCACGCCGACGGGAGGAATACCGCTCCTCGTCCAGGGGCTCTATCCTTTCACGGAAGAGATGGCCGCGGAAATGACGTCGGAGTCCTGGCCGACCCGGACCCTCTCCGACCCGGAGTGGTATTACGAAGAGGCGCGCCCCAGCATCCCGAAGGCCACCGCCGGGCGAACGAAGTCCCGCTCTTCGCCCGGCTCGAAGAAATCTCTGTCCGCCGGTACACCGGGCCGTTCATCCGGCTTCGCGGGGGCCAACGAGGCGGACCAGCGCGGCCTGGAGGCGAGGATCAGGGACTTGGCCGAGCGGCTCGCCCCTGAAATGCTCGAAGAGTCCATGGACTTGCTCCGTTTCGCACGGCACTATCACATTTCGGTAGCGGACGTCATTGCGGCCGGGGCGAGCATCGGTTTGGACCTGTCCGGGCGGCGGGGCAGCCTCACTCCGGGTGAGGTTCGTCGACTCAAGCGGGCAATCCTGTTCGGCCCCTCCGCCGACCCTCCGACGCCGTAA
- a CDS encoding P-loop NTPase fold protein, translating to MWSDNETAVDLLGFQHLVAGVNSIACNDSLLPATIGVFGDWGSGKSSLLQIATSVLKKDDNNLVLSFNGWLFEDYGDAKAALMGNILDALAEDKTLTADAKALAVKLLRRVNWWRVVGAAAKAGIGLAAGGPAGLALIAGGDIAAIGKDLLKKGDELKEEDLTKYLKESPDHEERRSIREFREDFAKLLGKTKHKRLIVVIDDLDRCLPDTIIATLEAIKLFLFVEHTAFIVGADERLVQYAVRQRFPELPGERSEVGRDYLEKLIQFPIRVPPLGRVETERYISLLFAERADLEAKDLESLRDGAIKCDPTSLHGLRFNQDVAAKVFTTIPEKYQADLSLAERIAPILASETLGNPRQCKRFLNMLSIRLAMADSRGVKTLQPRILAKLMLLEYYRNESFRQLAAVQAEEEGKPSAIARAEKQHRLPAGEAKAPPPTVKSTSAKGAKSDDDAVEKVDVVEDLPLWLLDSWVTKWIAMEPALADEDLRPYFYFSRDSLGVIGIAIQRMSPAAQEAFRMLMSDSDAERRNGLKRAASLSPADASAVFEGLAERVRMEDDFNDDNAVFPRIIDWTKSRPEIAGQLAALLASFPHDRIPVATPLKLVPLNTGGAESPIGKLFAVWSASSTGRLKAATETAMKRQQGR from the coding sequence ATGTGGTCAGATAATGAAACAGCAGTTGATCTTTTGGGATTTCAGCACCTCGTCGCCGGTGTAAACTCTATCGCCTGCAACGACAGTCTCCTGCCGGCCACCATCGGAGTTTTTGGGGATTGGGGAAGCGGTAAGTCGAGCCTTTTGCAAATTGCTACAAGTGTCCTTAAGAAAGACGACAACAACCTTGTACTCTCATTCAACGGGTGGCTCTTTGAGGACTACGGCGACGCAAAAGCCGCCTTAATGGGAAATATTCTCGACGCCCTTGCTGAAGACAAGACTCTTACCGCAGATGCAAAGGCCCTTGCCGTAAAACTGTTAAGGCGCGTCAATTGGTGGAGAGTGGTGGGAGCGGCAGCTAAGGCAGGGATCGGGCTTGCCGCGGGCGGGCCGGCTGGCCTTGCCCTCATAGCCGGTGGTGATATCGCCGCAATTGGCAAAGACCTCTTGAAAAAAGGAGATGAGCTTAAGGAAGAAGATCTGACCAAGTACCTGAAGGAGAGTCCCGATCACGAAGAGCGGCGATCGATACGCGAATTTCGCGAGGATTTTGCCAAACTTCTCGGAAAAACAAAACATAAGCGGCTTATAGTCGTTATAGATGATCTCGACCGGTGCCTGCCGGACACAATCATCGCGACACTTGAGGCAATCAAACTGTTTCTCTTTGTCGAGCACACGGCATTCATCGTGGGAGCAGATGAGCGGCTTGTGCAATACGCTGTGCGTCAACGATTCCCCGAATTGCCCGGCGAACGATCGGAAGTCGGGCGAGATTATCTAGAAAAGCTAATTCAGTTTCCAATCCGAGTACCCCCGTTGGGGCGAGTGGAAACCGAGCGATACATAAGCTTGCTCTTTGCGGAACGTGCGGATCTTGAAGCAAAAGACCTTGAGTCACTGAGAGATGGGGCGATCAAGTGTGATCCCACATCGCTGCACGGACTGAGATTCAATCAAGACGTTGCCGCCAAGGTCTTTACCACCATCCCCGAGAAGTATCAGGCGGACTTGTCTCTTGCAGAACGAATCGCTCCGATCCTCGCCAGCGAAACGCTAGGTAATCCGCGTCAATGCAAACGATTTCTAAACATGTTGAGCATCCGACTCGCTATGGCAGACTCACGTGGTGTGAAGACCCTCCAGCCCCGGATTCTCGCGAAGCTAATGCTGCTTGAGTACTACAGGAACGAGTCATTTCGCCAACTTGCCGCCGTTCAGGCGGAGGAAGAAGGCAAACCATCAGCGATCGCACGTGCCGAGAAGCAACACCGTCTGCCGGCAGGAGAGGCTAAGGCGCCGCCACCAACTGTGAAGAGCACTTCGGCAAAAGGAGCGAAGTCCGACGATGATGCAGTAGAAAAGGTGGACGTGGTCGAAGATCTGCCGCTATGGCTGCTTGACTCCTGGGTGACAAAATGGATTGCGATGGAACCCGCTTTGGCAGATGAGGACCTACGGCCGTACTTCTATTTCTCTCGTGATTCTCTTGGCGTAATCGGAATCGCCATCCAACGTATGAGTCCCGCGGCCCAAGAGGCATTCAGAATGCTGATGAGCGACAGCGATGCCGAGAGGCGTAATGGTCTCAAGCGGGCCGCAAGTCTTTCGCCCGCTGATGCGAGCGCAGTCTTCGAGGGTCTCGCAGAACGAGTTCGGATGGAAGACGACTTCAATGACGACAACGCGGTATTCCCGAGAATAATTGACTGGACAAAATCGCGACCCGAAATCGCTGGTCAACTAGCCGCACTCCTCGCGAGTTTTCCGCATGATCGGATTCCAGTAGCGACCCCGCTAAAGCTTGTGCCGCTTAACACCGGCGGAGCGGAGTCGCCCATAGGCAAACTCTTCGCTGTCTGGTCCGCAAGTTCCACAGGCAGACTCAAAGCTGCAACGGAAACAGCCATGAAGCGACAACAGGGTCGGTGA
- the qatB gene encoding Qat anti-phage system associated protein QatB — protein MGTQGSYGGPADVTPLLPAWAVSPPLQVPQVPEQPLVPSDAGPLLPEAPVTGPLDPADAGAVPPPNNPIAPQPNIPRGSWSGAKSSFSRAVSSGTRQGFRRAAKSYTRAGGGSGRAAGASRGGNRSTVLLGNFLASAATRGLQATLRGLGLQAVVGRDVNEVLAAIAGILAPDGATKEEAAARDAISETLQNLFERFMDEGRDLTALENMTREDIAAAIETCIGSYIYNRWLGDLGIKIEEHAITATEAVRLEREMREFVRETVRLDMSRVDVLTLDWQSQAGQLFVDNIYRDAYSLFGGEA, from the coding sequence ATGGGAACGCAAGGTTCATACGGAGGTCCGGCTGACGTAACACCGCTGCTTCCGGCGTGGGCTGTTTCTCCACCACTTCAAGTCCCTCAAGTGCCTGAACAGCCATTGGTTCCATCCGATGCTGGCCCGCTCCTACCTGAAGCGCCAGTCACAGGGCCGTTGGACCCGGCCGATGCAGGGGCAGTGCCGCCGCCGAACAATCCCATCGCTCCACAACCCAACATTCCTCGCGGTTCTTGGTCCGGTGCAAAGAGCAGTTTTTCGCGAGCTGTTTCCTCAGGTACGCGGCAAGGATTCCGACGTGCAGCGAAGTCCTACACGCGAGCAGGTGGTGGATCTGGAAGAGCCGCAGGAGCGTCCCGCGGAGGAAACCGGTCCACTGTCTTACTGGGAAACTTCCTCGCTTCCGCGGCGACTCGTGGGCTGCAAGCGACCCTTCGAGGCTTGGGTCTTCAAGCAGTTGTTGGCCGCGACGTAAATGAGGTACTTGCAGCGATCGCTGGCATTCTTGCACCGGATGGTGCGACAAAGGAAGAAGCAGCCGCACGAGATGCAATTAGTGAAACACTCCAGAATCTATTTGAACGGTTCATGGATGAGGGACGAGATCTAACGGCCCTTGAGAATATGACTCGGGAGGACATTGCCGCTGCAATTGAGACTTGCATCGGTTCATATATTTACAACCGCTGGCTTGGCGATCTTGGTATCAAGATCGAAGAGCACGCCATCACTGCAACAGAAGCCGTTCGCTTGGAACGAGAAATGCGAGAATTCGTCCGCGAAACTGTACGGCTTGATATGAGCCGGGTCGATGTTCTGACTCTCGATTGGCAGAGCCAAGCTGGGCAACTATTCGTGGACAATATCTATCGTGATGCATATTCGCTTTTCGGGGGTGAAGCATGA
- the qatC gene encoding Qat anti-phage system QueC-like protein QatC, protein MTWHVIVRIGTGDAFFPTMGQHDPRLVVVFEDATNRRYVNNNVLDRIRQELGQEPSPVVTDLLHVAMAIYSADLRVNRKHGTDRWSRDFMLHLPVSDVAMWTPVTTILSRMLHFLTGDDWKVSFRQRILHLTPEVQAVQPRNIDVVSLFSGGLDSLVGAIDLLASRQRVALVGHHGAGMANAVQTAVFDVLQRRFTTNAMPFMFYVQPPRSDADDGEPTMRSRSILFLSLGVAIAKTVGNGVPLVVSENGLISLNVPLTRSRTGSSSTRTTHPHFLALFRQLATTLDLAVPIRTPYRFQTKGEMLRNCTSQDALRDAAIHSMSCSHPEAGRYRGHSPGQHCGYCVPCIIRRASLHAAQLPQSAYVIDVTQNPPDPKTKTGSDFRAFQMALERLRHVRDSRFLFDVLATGPIPPEDASEFAGVYRRGMEEVRALLE, encoded by the coding sequence ATGACGTGGCATGTCATTGTTCGCATCGGCACCGGCGACGCCTTCTTTCCGACCATGGGCCAGCATGACCCACGTCTTGTCGTTGTTTTTGAGGACGCAACGAACAGACGGTATGTCAACAACAATGTTCTAGACCGCATTCGCCAAGAACTCGGTCAGGAACCATCGCCGGTCGTTACGGACTTACTTCATGTTGCGATGGCTATCTATTCGGCCGACCTGAGAGTGAACAGGAAACACGGCACAGACCGCTGGTCTCGCGACTTCATGTTGCACTTGCCTGTTTCAGACGTGGCGATGTGGACACCTGTTACCACGATTCTTTCTCGGATGCTTCATTTTCTTACCGGCGATGATTGGAAAGTTTCGTTTCGTCAACGAATTCTCCATTTGACGCCCGAAGTCCAAGCTGTTCAACCAAGAAACATAGACGTAGTGAGTTTGTTTTCCGGCGGTCTCGATTCGCTGGTTGGCGCAATTGACTTGCTGGCGAGTCGCCAACGAGTCGCACTCGTCGGCCATCATGGAGCCGGAATGGCGAACGCCGTCCAGACGGCGGTCTTCGACGTTCTGCAACGGCGGTTCACGACAAACGCAATGCCGTTCATGTTCTACGTGCAGCCTCCACGTTCCGACGCAGATGACGGCGAGCCCACCATGCGATCTCGCTCAATTCTGTTTCTCTCGCTCGGAGTCGCCATCGCCAAGACTGTCGGCAACGGCGTTCCTCTCGTTGTCTCCGAAAACGGACTCATATCGTTGAATGTGCCGCTCACCAGGTCACGGACGGGAAGTTCAAGCACTCGCACGACGCATCCGCACTTTCTTGCGCTCTTTCGACAACTCGCGACCACATTAGATCTCGCCGTTCCGATTCGCACGCCCTATCGTTTTCAAACAAAAGGGGAGATGTTACGAAACTGTACATCACAAGATGCCTTACGCGACGCCGCGATTCACTCTATGTCCTGCTCCCATCCGGAAGCTGGACGCTATCGAGGCCACTCACCGGGCCAACACTGCGGATATTGTGTGCCATGTATTATCCGGCGCGCCTCGCTTCACGCCGCCCAACTACCGCAAAGCGCATACGTTATTGACGTAACGCAAAATCCACCAGATCCAAAGACGAAGACAGGAAGCGACTTTCGTGCTTTTCAGATGGCACTCGAACGACTTCGACACGTTCGGGACAGTAGATTCCTCTTCGACGTTTTGGCCACAGGGCCAATTCCACCGGAGGACGCTTCAGAGTTTGCGGGCGTATATCGCAGAGGGATGGAAGAGGTGAGGGCGTTACTTGAATAG
- the qatD gene encoding Qat anti-phage system TatD family nuclease QatD encodes MKRDDDRALAVVDAHCHIDLFPDPKAIVSQAEALRIHTIAVTNAPSVFHFTREITSKCAYVHPAVGLHPELVHSHRHELPQCIPLLEGIQYVGEIGLDYTTSDQNIRALQREVFSAIVERCSSLGDKVLTIHSRRAVPDVLATLGTTFNGRSILHWFSGSVRQMEQAADAGCYFSVNPAMLQSKNGIALIQAMPRNRVITETDGPFVKVNGNAATPPDTGLAIVGLAKIWHLAPAEVRNTVVANHSAVIQKRG; translated from the coding sequence TTGAAGCGTGACGATGACCGGGCACTGGCGGTCGTTGACGCCCATTGCCATATCGACTTGTTTCCTGACCCCAAAGCGATCGTGAGTCAAGCCGAAGCACTTAGGATACACACTATCGCCGTGACAAATGCTCCATCGGTCTTTCATTTCACGCGAGAAATTACGTCCAAGTGCGCATACGTTCACCCCGCCGTCGGTCTGCATCCTGAACTAGTTCATTCACACCGCCACGAGTTGCCGCAATGCATCCCGCTACTGGAGGGTATCCAGTACGTTGGCGAGATCGGGCTCGATTACACGACCAGTGACCAGAATATTCGAGCATTACAGCGAGAAGTGTTTTCTGCCATAGTCGAACGATGTTCTTCCCTTGGCGACAAAGTGTTAACCATTCACTCGCGACGTGCAGTGCCCGACGTACTTGCGACGCTTGGAACGACGTTCAATGGAAGAAGCATTCTGCACTGGTTCAGCGGTAGCGTACGACAAATGGAGCAGGCTGCGGATGCCGGCTGCTACTTCTCAGTAAATCCAGCTATGCTTCAGTCTAAGAACGGCATAGCGCTAATACAGGCGATGCCACGAAACCGCGTCATTACTGAAACCGATGGCCCTTTTGTAAAAGTCAATGGAAATGCAGCGACACCACCGGACACAGGTCTCGCGATCGTTGGACTTGCAAAAATCTGGCACCTTGCGCCAGCGGAAGTTCGCAATACCGTTGTCGCCAATCATAGTGCAGTGATTCAGAAACGAGGCTAA
- a CDS encoding tyrosine-type recombinase/integrase translates to MTDETALTSRKQLGRIGLESLPSIIIQAGERAGRRFIEFFTANIRNKNTRLAYARAVSQFFDWCDARGLQLETIEPVVVAAYIEELQKSLAAPSVKQNLAAIRMLFDWLVVGQVVPINPASSVRGPRHVVKRGKTPVLTADQARKLLDSIDTTTIVGLRDRALIGVMVYSFARVGAVVAMRVEDYFQSGKRWHVRLHEKGGKRHEVPAHHNAEAYLDAYIEAAGIGQDKKSPLFHSVDRHRRFSERPLHRLDVLRMIKRRAKAAGLPQTTCCHTFRATGITAYLENGGTIEKAQAIAAHESPRTTKLYDRTSDEITLDEVERIAI, encoded by the coding sequence ATGACCGACGAAACCGCCCTCACATCACGGAAGCAGCTTGGCCGCATCGGGCTGGAGTCGCTTCCGTCCATCATCATTCAGGCTGGAGAGCGTGCCGGTCGCCGCTTCATCGAGTTTTTCACTGCGAACATTAGGAACAAAAACACGAGGCTCGCGTACGCCCGCGCGGTATCTCAATTCTTCGACTGGTGCGACGCCCGTGGGCTTCAGCTTGAGACCATTGAGCCGGTCGTCGTGGCCGCGTATATCGAGGAGCTTCAGAAGTCGCTCGCGGCGCCGTCAGTCAAACAGAATCTCGCGGCGATCCGCATGCTCTTCGACTGGCTCGTCGTTGGACAGGTTGTCCCGATCAATCCGGCCAGTTCCGTCCGTGGCCCCAGGCACGTCGTAAAGCGCGGCAAGACGCCCGTGTTGACCGCCGACCAGGCCCGGAAACTCCTCGACTCCATCGACACCACCACAATCGTTGGCCTCCGGGACCGTGCTCTCATTGGTGTGATGGTTTATTCATTCGCCCGCGTCGGCGCCGTTGTCGCCATGCGCGTCGAGGACTACTTTCAGAGCGGCAAACGCTGGCATGTCCGGCTCCATGAAAAAGGCGGAAAGCGTCACGAGGTGCCGGCCCACCACAACGCCGAGGCGTACCTCGACGCCTACATTGAGGCCGCCGGCATCGGCCAGGACAAGAAGAGCCCCCTCTTCCATAGTGTTGACCGCCATCGACGCTTCAGCGAACGCCCCCTGCATCGCCTCGACGTTCTCCGCATGATAAAACGCCGCGCCAAGGCCGCAGGCTTGCCCCAAACTACTTGTTGTCATACGTTTCGGGCCACCGGGATCACGGCGTACCTGGAAAACGGCGGCACAATCGAAAAAGCTCAGGCGATTGCGGCCCACGAATCGCCGCGAACGACCAAGCTCTACGATCGGACGAGCGACGAAATCACGCTTGATGAGGTGGAACGGATCGCTATCTGA